AGGGGGCCGATGGCAAACAGGCGGCTCATGTCCGTGATGTAGCCGTTCCAGAAGCCGCCATAGTCCACCAGCACCGGCTGGCCGGGCATGATGACCGCGCAGGAGGGGCCATAGGGGGCCGCGGTCCAGACGCCGGCGCCGGTCACCGGGCCGTCGAAGCAGCCGGGCCGGGCGGCGCCTGCGCCGGCTGCCACCAGGCCGCCGGTCAGCTCCTGGTTGAAGCCGCGGATGCGCAAGTATCCTGCCAGGCCGGCCTTGCGCAGCCGGCACTCCAGCTCGGCCGCCACATCCAGCTCCCGCATGCCGGGCCGGATGATGGCCGGAAGGAGGGCGAAGATCTCCCCCTGCCGCCGGCCGCCGGCCCGCAGCTGCTCCAGCTCCCAGGCTGACTTCACCGAGCGCAGCTCCCGGTTGGCTGCAGACAGGTCGGCGAAGGAGCAGCCCGGCAGGAGATGCCGGTACAGCTCGAAGACCTGCACCGGCAGCACGTCGAAGGGCAGGCCGATGCGCCGGGCGCTTCCGCCCAGGACCTCCATGAGCTCCCGGCTGGGAGGAAAGGGCCGGATGTCGGCCAGAGGGCTGTCCTCCCGGGCCCGGGCCAGGCCCTTGCGCACCAGGAGCACCGGCTCGCCCGCGGCCGGCACCCAGAGGACGCCGTTGGGCCGGGTGCCGCTGTAGTAGAAGACGTCCACGGCAAAGGAGAGCAGGGCGCCGTCGAGGTCCGCGGCGGCCAGCCTGTGGCGCAGGCGGTCCAGCCGGCCATGGATCTCCTCGTGGGGGGTGAGCTGGGTCATGATCAGGGTGGTCCTCCGGGGCGATGCGGGAAAAGGAGGCCGAGCAGGGTCTAACGGTCCGGGTCCCCGGCCGGGGCCATCCCGGGCTCGAGCTGCGGCGGCCGGTCGTCCGGGGCCAGGCCTGCCGCGGCAATGGCCTGGCACAGCTGGGCGAAATCCTCCTGGAGCCGGGAGACCAGGGCCGGGGCCGCCGCCAGGTCGCCGGCCGTGATTCCGGCCTCCAGGAGGCGAGCGGTTTCCTGCAGCCGGGGAGCGGCGGCGGCGGCGGCGGCGCCTTTGATGGCGTGGGCCTCCTGGCCCACGGTCTCCGAATCGCCAGCCGCCAGTGCCCGGACGATGGCAGCCAGGCGGGCCGGGGTGTTGCGGACGAAGGTGGCCAGCACCAGGCCCGCCACACCAGTGAGATCGCCCAGGCGCTGCTGCAGCTCCAAAGCATCGAAGACGACCTGCCCGGCGGCCGCCTCCGGGGGCGGGGCGGTCGAGGTGGCCAGGCCTTGACCCAGGCTGCGCTCCACGGCTGCTGCCAGCTCGGCCTGCTGCAAGGGCTTGGCGATGTAGTCGCTCATGCCGGCAGCCAGGCAGCGCTCCCGATCCCCGGGCATGGCGTGGGCGGTCATGGCGACGACGGGGACCCGGTGATCCAGGACCGGCGAGTCGGGATCGCGGATGAGACGGGTCGCCTGGTAGCCGTCCATCTCCGGCATCTGGCAGTCCATGAGCACCAGGTGGTAGGGACGGGCGGCCAGGGCCGCCAGGGCGGCCCGGCCATCGGGCGCCAGATCCACCTCCAGGCCAAGGCGGGCCAGAAACCCTTGAGCCACCGCCTGGTTGGTGGCATCATCCTCCACCACCAGCACCCGCCGGCCGGGCCAGGACGCCGGCCGGGGTGGGCCGGCCGGGGCCGCTGGCTCGGCCGGCCGATCGTCCCGCGCCAGACGCACGGTGAGCCAGAAGGTGGATCCCACGCCCGGGGTGCTCTCAAGGCCGATCTCGCCGCCCATCATCCGGGCCAGGCGCCGGGCGATGGACAGGCCGAGGCCGGTGCCGCCGTAACGGCGGGAGGTGGAGGCATCCGCCTGCGTGAAGGGGGCGAACAGCCTGGCCTGGTCCACCGGGGCGATGCCGATCCCGGAGTCGACCACCGCCAGCCGCACCTGGACCCCCTGGGCATCGGCCTGCTCCAGGCTGGACCGGAGGAGCACCTCGCCCTTCTCGGTGAACTTGACGGCATTGGCTGCCAGGTTTTGCAGGATCTGCCGCAGCCGCACCGGGTCCCCCCGCAGCTGCCTCGGCACCTGCGGATCCATCTCCACCCGCAGGGAGAGGCCCTTCTCCCGGGCCGGCACCGCCTGCATCTCCGCGACCTCGGCCACCAGCCGCGCCAGGTCCAGGGGCACCTCCTCCAGCTCCAGGCGGCCGGCCTCGATCTTGGACAGGTCCAGGATGTCATTGAGCATGGCCAGGAGGGCCTGGCCACTGGCCAGGATGGTCTCTGCCTGGCGGCGCTGGGGCTCTGGCAGGGGGGCATCCAGGAGCAGGCTGGCCATGCCCAGGATGCCGTTCATGGGGGTGCGGATCTCGTGGCTGACGTTGGCCAGAAGCTCGCTTTTGGCGCGACTGGCCGCCTCGGCCGCCTCCTTGGCCCGGTGCAGGGCCGCCTCGGCCTCCTTGTGGGCGCTGATGTTGCGCAGGATGCCGCCGACGCCGCTGATGCGGCCCTGCGGGTCGCGGATCAGGCTGCCCACCACCTCCAGATGGACAATGCCGCCATCCCGGCGCCGGACGCGGAAGCTCAGCGGCGGCTCGCCCCGATCCCGCCGGAGTCGGCCCTCGACGATGCCCCGCCGGAAGGCCTCGGTCACGGCCGGCCGGTCTTCGGCAAGCACCAGCGCCAGCACCGAGCGGCCGACCAGTTCCTCGGGACGTACCCCCAGCTGGGTGACCGCCTGGTTGATGAAGGTCAGGGTGCCGGCAGCGTCGCAGGTGTAGACAATGTCGGAGGTGTCCTCCACCAGCTGCCGGTAGCGCGCCTCGCTGGCCACGAGCGCCGCCTCCGCCGCCTTGCGCTCGCTGATGTCCCTGGCCACATGGACGCTGCCCAGAAGGGTGCCATCCTGGTCCCGCAGGGGGGTCGAGGTGATGGCGAAGTGGCGGCCCAGGCGCTCGTCGAAGATCTCCGTCCGGTGGCTTGGGCCGTCTTCCAGGAGCAGGCAGTGCAGGCACTGGGCCACCGGCGTGTCTGTGCCATGGATCACCTGATGGCAGGCCTGGCCGATGCAGCCGGCAGCCGTGCGACCCAGGGCCGCGGCCATGGCGCGGTTGATCCGCAGAATCCGGTACTGGGGATCGACCAGGGCGATGAGGTCCGGCACCGCATCGAAGGTGCGCTCCCATTCCTCCTTGGCCCGGCGCATGGCCAGGCCGGACGCCCGCAGCACCTCGTTCGTCTCTTCGGACCGCTCCTGGGCCACGAAGAAGGACAGGATCAGGACCGCCAGCACCATCACCCCCAGGATACTGGCCAGCCGGCCCTGTTGGATCTCCGGCAGAGGGCTGAGGATGACAAAGGTCAGCCCCTGGCTGGCCTGCCGGCGGAGCAGCCAGAACGGCCGGCCGTCCAGGAAGACCCGCCCGTCCGCCGCGGGCGGGCCGGCCAAGAGGGCCGGGGCCTCGGGCAGGGGATACTGGCTGGCGGCGATGATCCCTTGCCGGGCCTCCCTGCTGAGGGGCCACAGGGGCCGCAGGTAGAGCTCCTCATCGGTGGCGGCCAGGATGATGCCGTGCTCGTCCGCCAGCAGGCCCAGATCGCCGGCATCCACCGCCAGATCGCAGGAGAGCAGACTGATCTTGATGGCGACCACGCCGCTCACCTCCCGGCTCGGACCCCGGACCGGAAAG
The genomic region above belongs to Thermodesulfobacteriota bacterium and contains:
- a CDS encoding PAS domain S-box protein, with product LPPVLAGLASLGIVAGASGLVATSRYALGLPAGLLAAGALWRHSRQLPPAEAPGAVATAAAALLLDTLAAGVVVPPADFFPASVVSQTSFAGVLGFPVQLLRAGLTVLISMAVWRHAGRRRLALIPELTARPRIRYDLFCALGLAVTLAGGWLITQACGQQRGQEARQRREAGLALAGRTLTAAMANAEQLVRTLADSPVLAVQDLATDLDLEAVNTTLDRYSRVIPESVCYLMDGRGQTLASSNRHSPAGFVGHSYAVRPYFQAARAGEQGHYVAVGLTSRVPGYYTSFPVRGPSREVSGVVAIKISLLSCDLAVDAGDLGLLADEHGIILAATDEELYLRPLWPLSREARQGIIAASQYPLPEAPALLAGPPAADGRVFLDGRPFWLLRRQASQGLTFVILSPLPEIQQGRLASILGVMVLAVLILSFFVAQERSEETNEVLRASGLAMRRAKEEWERTFDAVPDLIALVDPQYRILRINRAMAAALGRTAAGCIGQACHQVIHGTDTPVAQCLHCLLLEDGPSHRTEIFDERLGRHFAITSTPLRDQDGTLLGSVHVARDISERKAAEAALVASEARYRQLVEDTSDIVYTCDAAGTLTFINQAVTQLGVRPEELVGRSVLALVLAEDRPAVTEAFRRGIVEGRLRRDRGEPPLSFRVRRRDGGIVHLEVVGSLIRDPQGRISGVGGILRNISAHKEAEAALHRAKEAAEAASRAKSELLANVSHEIRTPMNGILGMASLLLDAPLPEPQRRQAETILASGQALLAMLNDILDLSKIEAGRLELEEVPLDLARLVAEVAEMQAVPAREKGLSLRVEMDPQVPRQLRGDPVRLRQILQNLAANAVKFTEKGEVLLRSSLEQADAQGVQVRLAVVDSGIGIAPVDQARLFAPFTQADASTSRRYGGTGLGLSIARRLARMMGGEIGLESTPGVGSTFWLTVRLARDDRPAEPAAPAGPPRPASWPGRRVLVVEDDATNQAVAQGFLARLGLEVDLAPDGRAALAALAARPYHLVLMDCQMPEMDGYQATRLIRDPDSPVLDHRVPVVAMTAHAMPGDRERCLAAGMSDYIAKPLQQAELAAAVERSLGQGLATSTAPPPEAAAGQVVFDALELQQRLGDLTGVAGLVLATFVRNTPARLAAIVRALAAGDSETVGQEAHAIKGAAAAAAAPRLQETARLLEAGITAGDLAAAPALVSRLQEDFAQLCQAIAAAGLAPDDRPPQLEPGMAPAGDPDR
- a CDS encoding Xaa-Pro peptidase family protein; this translates as MTQLTPHEEIHGRLDRLRHRLAAADLDGALLSFAVDVFYYSGTRPNGVLWVPAAGEPVLLVRKGLARAREDSPLADIRPFPPSRELMEVLGGSARRIGLPFDVLPVQVFELYRHLLPGCSFADLSAANRELRSVKSAWELEQLRAGGRRQGEIFALLPAIIRPGMRELDVAAELECRLRKAGLAGYLRIRGFNQELTGGLVAAGAGAARPGCFDGPVTGAGVWTAAPYGPSCAVIMPGQPVLVDYGGFWNGYITDMSRLFAIGPLAPDLMRAFQVALAIQDWIAQRLRPGQVPEDLYQGALAMAAEAGLADRFMGPPGEAARFVGHGVGLELDELPVLAPRFREPLRAGQTLAVEPKFLFPGQGVVGIENTFAVSEAGGERLTILDDGLQVL